One part of the Phacochoerus africanus isolate WHEZ1 chromosome 7, ROS_Pafr_v1, whole genome shotgun sequence genome encodes these proteins:
- the APOLD1 gene encoding apolipoprotein L domain-containing protein 1 isoform X2, with protein MEGPVARELQGADALRRFQGLLLDRRGRLHGQLLSLREVARRLERLRRRSLAANVTGSALSAAGAVAAIVGLSLSPVTLGVSLLASAVGLGVATAGGVVTITSDLSLIFYNSRELRRVQEIAATCQDQMRELLSCLDFFCRGQDRRDRQLLQCGRNASIALYNSVYFIIFFGSRGFLIPRRAEGATKVSQAVLKAKIQKLAESLESCTGALDELSEQLESRAQLCTKSSRGHDLKISADQPAGLFL; from the coding sequence ATGGAGGGGCCAGTGGCCCGAGAGCTGCAGGGCGCGGATGCGCTGCGCCGATTCCAGGGGCTGCTGCTGGACCGCCGCGGCCGGCTGCATGGCCAGCTGCTGAGCCTGCGCGAAGTGGCCCGGCGTCTCGAGCGCCTCCGTCGGCGCTCCCTGGCAGCCAACGTGACTGGCAGCGCACTGAGCGCGGCGGGCGCGGTGGCCGCCATCGTGGGGCTCTCGCTCAGCCCGGTGACCCTGGGGGTCTCGTTGCTGGCGTCGGCCGTGGGACTGGGAGTGGCCACCGCCGGAGGGGTAGTCACCATCACGTCCGATCTGTCCCTGATTTTCTACAACTCCCGGGAGCTGCGGCGGGTGCAGGAGATCGCGGCCACCTGTCAGGACCAGATGCGCGAGCTTTTGAGCTGCCTGGACTTCTTTTGCCGCGGGCAGGACCGCCGGGATCGCCAGCTGCTGCAGTGCGGGAGGAACGCCTCCATAGCGCTGTACAACTCTGTCTATTTCATCATCTTCTTCGGCTCCCGAGGCTTCCTCATCCCCAGGAGGGCCGAAGGGGCCACCAAGGTTAGCCAGGCCGTGCTGAAGGCCAAGATTCAGAAACTGGCCGAGAGCCTGGAGTCCTGCACCGGGGCTCTAGATGAGCTCAGCGAGCAGCTGGAGTCCAGAGCCCAGCTCTGCACGAAGAGCAGCCGTGGCCACGACCTCAAGATCTCTGCTGACCAGCCCGCAGGACTGTTTCTCTGA
- the APOLD1 gene encoding apolipoprotein L domain-containing protein 1 isoform X1, whose product MGMEGPVARELQGADALRRFQGLLLDRRGRLHGQLLSLREVARRLERLRRRSLAANVTGSALSAAGAVAAIVGLSLSPVTLGVSLLASAVGLGVATAGGVVTITSDLSLIFYNSRELRRVQEIAATCQDQMRELLSCLDFFCRGQDRRDRQLLQCGRNASIALYNSVYFIIFFGSRGFLIPRRAEGATKVSQAVLKAKIQKLAESLESCTGALDELSEQLESRAQLCTKSSRGHDLKISADQPAGLFL is encoded by the coding sequence GGCATGGAGGGGCCAGTGGCCCGAGAGCTGCAGGGCGCGGATGCGCTGCGCCGATTCCAGGGGCTGCTGCTGGACCGCCGCGGCCGGCTGCATGGCCAGCTGCTGAGCCTGCGCGAAGTGGCCCGGCGTCTCGAGCGCCTCCGTCGGCGCTCCCTGGCAGCCAACGTGACTGGCAGCGCACTGAGCGCGGCGGGCGCGGTGGCCGCCATCGTGGGGCTCTCGCTCAGCCCGGTGACCCTGGGGGTCTCGTTGCTGGCGTCGGCCGTGGGACTGGGAGTGGCCACCGCCGGAGGGGTAGTCACCATCACGTCCGATCTGTCCCTGATTTTCTACAACTCCCGGGAGCTGCGGCGGGTGCAGGAGATCGCGGCCACCTGTCAGGACCAGATGCGCGAGCTTTTGAGCTGCCTGGACTTCTTTTGCCGCGGGCAGGACCGCCGGGATCGCCAGCTGCTGCAGTGCGGGAGGAACGCCTCCATAGCGCTGTACAACTCTGTCTATTTCATCATCTTCTTCGGCTCCCGAGGCTTCCTCATCCCCAGGAGGGCCGAAGGGGCCACCAAGGTTAGCCAGGCCGTGCTGAAGGCCAAGATTCAGAAACTGGCCGAGAGCCTGGAGTCCTGCACCGGGGCTCTAGATGAGCTCAGCGAGCAGCTGGAGTCCAGAGCCCAGCTCTGCACGAAGAGCAGCCGTGGCCACGACCTCAAGATCTCTGCTGACCAGCCCGCAGGACTGTTTCTCTGA